GGCACTTTCTATTGGCACTGTATTGGGGAAAGTACCTCTTCTCACTATTCTCTCTGATcaccagacgaaaaaaaaaaaaaaaaaaaaaaattacagatcTCCAGCACATAAGATATTGAAGATTCTAATCACAAAAAACTAAAGTGTATCTGCACTGTTAACACTTATTGACTAGCTCCATTAGCAACTCGCATCTCAGTGTCAGTCTGATATCACTATAGTATCAATAGACCGACACAcatacagtaataatatcaatgacttgATGGACAATCGACTTAGATCAAATCTTCTTTTCAGATGTTATTACCTTATATCTTATGATATATCTACAAACATTATAAACATGTTATATACCAGTATCATAATGTTATTAAAgactaacattatatatatatatatatatatatatatatatatatatatatatatatatatatatatatatatatatatatatttatatatatttatatatataatatatatataatatataatatataatatatataataaatatacatatatacatacatacatacattatatgtgtgtgtgtgtgtgtgtgtgtgtgtgtgtgtgtgtgtgtgtgtgtgtgtgtgtgtgtgtgtgtgtgtgtgtgtgtgtgtgtgtgtgtgtgtgtgtgtgtgtgtgtgtgtgtgtgtgtgtgtgtgtgtgtgtgtgtgtgtgtgtgtgtgtgtgtgtgtgtgtgtgtgtgtgtgtgtgtgtgtgtgtgtgtgtgtgtgtgtgtgtcttgtgtgtgagtgagtgtgtcttgtatgtgtgtgtgtgtgtcttgtgtgtgtgtgtgtgtgtcttgtgtgtgtgtgtgtgtgtgtcttgtgtgtgtgtgtgtgtgtgtgtcttgtgtgtgtgtgtgtgtgtctgtcttttgtgtgtgtgtgtctatcttttgtgtgtgtgtgtgtgtctatcttgtgtgtgtgtgtgtgtgtgtctatcttgtgtgtgtgtgtgtgtctatcttgtgtgtgtgtgtgtgtgtgtctcttgtgtgtgtgtgtgtgtctcttgtgtgtgtgtgtcttgtgtgtgtgtgtgtcttgtgtgtgtgtgtcttgtgtgtgtgtgtgtcttgtgtgtgtgtgtgtgttgtgtgtgtgtgtgtgttgtgtgtgtgtgtgttgtgtgtgtgtgtgtgttgtgtgtgtgtgtgtgttgtgtgtgtgtgtgtgttttgtgtgtgtgtgttttgtgtgtgtgtgttttgtgtgtgtgtgtgtgtgttttgtgtgtgtgtgtgcacgcataaaGAGCTTGAACACCTTGAGCTATAATcatttcatttacatatgtaataAACTGGGTTACTCTGAACACCACAATATACCAGTACTTGGATTCTTACCTTTTGTTTTATAAAAGGGTACTTCTCATTaagaaaaaagacatataaaACTGGTCAGAtgcattacaaaaataacaaaataaaaccacTATTATGGGCAATGCTGTTTTACCCTCAGCTCCCTACTGTGGAACACTTATGCGTGTttcaaatatcatatacatagtgTGCTGGTGACtttacattcatattcattttcgaCTAATGCTGAAGTGAGGACGAGCCACAAATGTTGGAGTGGGACATTTAAACAGTGCTCTGTATAATATCTTTGGTAATATATTAGATGTATTCTGGATAGACACTGATATGCACTTGCAAAAGCTAAGATGATGCACAGATCAGTTGCATTCAGCATGTAAAAACCACCTCTTTCAGCATTTGGAACAAGCAGTCATATTACATCCAGCCACAACATAAAATTTCTGAATGATTTTACTGGGtatgaatgaaatggaaatataGAGCACTTTTTCTTTTCGGTCTATTCAAAATACATCACTGAAATCCCTGAATTGCTTTAAAAATGGCTTCAGCTTCTACATCTCAAACTGTCTTTCATCTGGAATTGTAACATTTCATGGCAGGCAAAGTGCTACAATAATACATAAATGCCAAATTTGAACACATACTGCATGTGATGCACTAAAATAAACCTATGTGAAAACactggaaaaaaacaacaatcattTTGCCTTCTCTGAGGTACTGTGCAGTATATACTGTTGAATGCTGTATTTACAAATTAAGTAGTGAGCTTGTTTGGCAAGAAGTTGGGTGCACCAAGTACAGGAGCTTCAGTGTCAGGGAAATTTTCTGAACCCTCAAGAGCTGTCACTGAACCATCTTGACCAACTTCAACTGGATAGCGCATCAAATGTCCTTCAATTTTACAAGGCTCGTCAGCTACATAGGCACTCCAATTACTATCAGCCATTTCATTCACTGCACGCATGCAGTCCAAGGATCCTGGATCCAGGTGTACGTCTTCCACACTTCCCAGGTGTTCTGCCCACAGAGCCATGCGGAAGTGATGCACATCACCACGAGCTTCCCCAGACATCTCTCTTGTTTGCAGAGGCTGGAAACATCCAACAGCAATCTCTGAGTCTCGAGTCCCGCCCATGCTCCGCTGGTTGATGTTTGCTGAGCCAATGATGATGTAGTCATCATCTACGATCATCATTTTGGAATGGACATATATCATGAATCGTGCCTTCTCCCTGAGTAAGCAAGCAGGAGACTCAGGGTCAGGTGGAGGAAGATCCTCTGGTATTTCCTCAGGACACTCTCCTTTTCCtaggcagaagaaggagaggtagtcTCGTGGGTGTGTGTCCAGTTCATTGGCTTCAATGGCTTGAGCTATCAACTTGTACATCATCTCCATAGTACGATGCTGCCAGTGCAGGATCTCCTGTACAGGCTTACTGGCTGGATCACCTTCAGGATACATAGGAATGACAACATAGACCCCAATATATTCCCCTGCATTTATCTTCTCGACAATTCGTTGGGCAATCTCCTGTGGGATGAGGTGGTGAGCTTTTGTTGACTGTTCATCATCCCAACCATATGCTGAACCAAGGAAATACTGGTTTTCTATGAATAAGTAACTATCAGTTCGTCTGATTTGATGGATGTAAGCCCTGTGTATACTGTCATCTacatattttcccttcctctttgggATTGCTGCTATACGATTGAAGTCAAAAAGTGCAGAGTCAGAAGTTATGGATCTGAACAGTTGGCTATTCCAGGCAAATTCTTCCTCACACACTGCTGGGGCATCCAAAGCAAATTCCTCATCTGAAATTGGAAGGAGCCGGGACTCACGGTCCTTCACTTGATTTCGCCACCTTTCAGTGAAGTTTGCCAAAACATCTAAGACTATAGGTCCATCCAAACGGCAATGAATATCATGCCACGGCTGTCGTGGTCCTACCTCACTAGTGGTAGTTGCACAGCCATTGTAAAAGTCTCCAACATGAACTGTTGTCAATGTTTTGAAAAGCTCATGCTCTGGTGTATCATAGCGACCATCTGTGATATCTAAGCCACCTATGAAGGCCTGAAGTCTTGGTAAGTCCTCACCTTCTTCAGGTGGAACGTCAAGGATTACAGTTTTCTGGTGATGAGTGTAACACGTTTGGGCAAACTGATCTTGGAAGAATGATGCCATTCCTTCCAGGGTGCGTATCCTTGGCACCACAGCCACTTCTACATCAGAACCTTCAAAATAAAGACGTGTTTCTTCATCATGAGTGCCCATGAAACCTGCTGTAACCCCAGTGCTCATTTTCTCATTCCACACCATTACAAGCACACGAACCCCTTCTTCCGCTTTCCTTTTAAGCAGGTCGCCTACGGTTTCTCCAACTGCTTCCTCACAATCACATTCACCCCTCACCAGAACTGTTTCTGCATATACACTCCAGCCTGTAATATATATAAGCCTCTGTGCATTGTTTAAGGCTTTGTAGAGGTCAGTCCATGCACAAGGAGGGTCATATGGTTCACCCGAGGCTGTGGGGACACTCTCAAAGAGTGGTAAAGGCGGACAATGTGCATCCTGATAAACAGTGACTTTGCATCCTTCACGCAGAGGGAAATAACAATCGGGGACCTCAAATGTCATATCCATCATATCCTTGGGAACATAATTGATTTTCAAGTTAATGCGTCCATCACACCCTGAGAGGGGATACCAGCCCTCCATTGTTTCTCCGTCCATTAGGTCCCCTCCTCTGAGACTCACCTCGCCTAATAATCCAGCATCAAAGTGGTCCTTGTCCAGGACCTGGATCTGAATTTCATCTGCAACATGGCATACCGGGATTCTGAACGATTCTTGCCACTTTGGTGAGAGGTCGTTGTTGATAACAGCTGTCTTGCAGAGCACACAGTTACCCACTTTAACCTGGGCAAAGGGATCAGACGTGTCCTTTGGGTCAATGTTGAAAAATGCTGTGTCACAGTCTGGAAGTCCATCTGCTGCTATTAAATCAATATATAGGTAGCCCCTTAACATAGCCATTTTGAAACTGGTGATTACTTCTCTCCTTAATGTATACTAGTGAAGTGCCAAGTCTTTTCTACTACAAACACATGAACATGCAGACAGCAGCTGGGAGGGAACACACACACTACCAGATCAACCTCGATTCTTGATAGCACGTACAGTAGAAGTCACCTGCAAAAAGTAATTGGAATTAACAAATGGTGCATGTCTTATTCGATATCAAAGAATCATTAGAATCTATAATTTTGAGTATAATGAGTATTCCAAACTCTCTACCTTGCATAATCTGGATATACTaaatgacaatataatgatatGTTAGTGAACTATATGAAATTCAAACTGCAACACTCTAAAGAAGTACATAAAACCATCATAACTG
This genomic interval from Penaeus vannamei isolate JL-2024 chromosome 35, ASM4276789v1, whole genome shotgun sequence contains the following:
- the LOC113819078 gene encoding uncharacterized protein; the encoded protein is MAMLRGYLYIDLIAADGLPDCDTAFFNIDPKDTSDPFAQVKVGNCVLCKTAVINNDLSPKWQESFRIPVCHVADEIQIQVLDKDHFDAGLLGEVSLRGGDLMDGETMEGWYPLSGCDGRINLKINYVPKDMMDMTFEVPDCYFPLREGCKVTVYQDAHCPPLPLFESVPTASGEPYDPPCAWTDLYKALNNAQRLIYITGWSVYAETVLVRGECDCEEAVGETVGDLLKRKAEEGVRVLVMVWNEKMSTGVTAGFMGTHDEETRLYFEGSDVEVAVVPRIRTLEGMASFFQDQFAQTCYTHHQKTVILDVPPEEGEDLPRLQAFIGGLDITDGRYDTPEHELFKTLTTVHVGDFYNGCATTTSEVGPRQPWHDIHCRLDGPIVLDVLANFTERWRNQVKDRESRLLPISDEEFALDAPAVCEEEFAWNSQLFRSITSDSALFDFNRIAAIPKRKGKYVDDSIHRAYIHQIRRTDSYLFIENQYFLGSAYGWDDEQSTKAHHLIPQEIAQRIVEKINAGEYIGVYVVIPMYPEGDPASKPVQEILHWQHRTMEMMYKLIAQAIEANELDTHPRDYLSFFCLGKGECPEEIPEDLPPPDPESPACLLREKARFMIYVHSKMMIVDDDYIIIGSANINQRSMGGTRDSEIAVGCFQPLQTREMSGEARGDVHHFRMALWAEHLGSVEDVHLDPGSLDCMRAVNEMADSNWSAYVADEPCKIEGHLMRYPVEVGQDGSVTALEGSENFPDTEAPVLGAPNFLPNKLTT